The Oceanicaulis alexandrii DSM 11625 DNA segment CGCCGCCTCACTCAAGGGGCGGCCCTTGGCGCCGATCAGCTGACCATTGAAATAGGCTTCAGCGGAAAACGGGCCGGACAGGGCCAGCGCCATCGGCGTATCTGACGCCAGTGCGGCGTCCGGCACACGCCAGCGCACTTGCAAGACGCCGGCGCCAGGGTCGGCCTGCCAGAACGCTTGCTCGCGCCAGAGCGCCGGGTCATCGGCTTCAGGGGAGACGATCAGAGTCTCAACACGATCCGCCCGCCAGATCGGCGCATTCGAAGTCGGCCAGGGCGCCAGCAGAACCAGCGCGCAGAGCATAGCCGCCAGCCCCGCTTCCCAAGGACGCAAGAGCTGTCCGGCCCGCGCCAGAGCGGCTTTGAGCTGTTCACCCTGCATATGAGCCGTTCGTCCTTTTGAGCTTTTCTGCACTCGAAACCGCCAGCACAGGAAGGGTGTTGGCGGTCAACGCCTCTCCCCACGCAAACGACAACAAGGACGTTTCCAATGCAAACCTTTATTGCCGCCCTCGGCGCCGCCGCGCTGGTTTCAACCTCCGCCCTGGCGCAAAGCCAAAACGAAACCGCGCAGGCCATCTTTGATCAATTCGCGCAAGCGTATCCCGCGCTCAACGTGACTGTCATGGTCGAGGGCGAGATCGCCTTTGAAGCCGAAGGCGGCATGATGCGCAGCGCGCAGGACGGCGTTACGACCGATTACAATGTCTACTCGACGGCCAAGCTTCTGACCGGGCTCGCTTTCGCCCGACTGGAGGCGCATCAGGGTCTGGACCTGGACCAGTCGGTGCGCGCCATCGACCCCTCCCTGCCCGCCACCTATCAGGACGTGACATTGCGCCAGCTGCTCAGCCACACGGCCGGCGTGCGCGGCTATACGGGCGATGACGACTGGATCGCCTTCAGTGATCGCCGCTGCGCTCTGCCGTCAGACGCGCTGGGACATTTCATCAATGATCCGCTGATCCATGAGCCCGGATCCCAGCATGAATACACCACCTATGGCTTTGTGCTGCTGAGCCATCTTCTGGTGGAACTGACCGGAGCTGACAGCTTTGACGCCGCCATGAGCGCCGTACTGGGCGAGACTTATACCGCTCAAGCTGACTCAGACAGCGCCGACAAGGCGACGCCGTATTTTGACGCCGGCGAAGGTCTGGCGCCCATGCCGCTCTCGGCGGAGTGCAAGTTCGGCGGCGGCGGCCTGATCGCCTCCAGCCGGGACATGGCGCAGATGGGCGCGGCCCTGGCGGACGGCTCCTTGTTGAACGCTGAAGAGATCCATGCCGCCTTCATGCCCATCCAGACGAGTGCAGGCGAAACCGTCAGCTATGTCTATGGCATGGAAGCCGGATTTGAACCCAGCATCGGCCTGCACTACGCCGCGCATTCTGGCGGCAGCCCGGGCGGCCGGAGCTTCCTGATGGTGTATGTGGAGCCGCAAGTGGTGGTCGCCACTTCGGCGAATGCGGACGGCGCAAACCATTATCCCTTGGCGCTGGCGCTGGCGGATCTGTATGCGGGGTATAGCCAGTAGACAGGTCATCGGGCGCCCGGACTGCTCCGGGCGCCCGATCCAGACGGGGACCGAAGACGTCGCTGCAGGCCGACCATAACCGGTCCGCCGTCCCTGCGATCCTCAATCAGACCCGAGTCTCACGGCGCTGATCAGGGATCAGCACCAGATCAAGAACGCGCCACAAATGGTTTGGTTCTCACTTTTCCCGATTTCAGGTGTCAGGCGGCGCGTCCGCATGCCGCCACATATACCGCGCCAGAAAAGACCGGTAGGGCGCGAACCGCGCCGCGGTGCGCACGGTCTTGCGGCGTTTGCTGGTCAGCTTTTCCAGCGTCTTGCGGGCGGTCACATCGCCATCGGGCCAGATGTCCGGTTCGCCGAAATAAAAGATGTTGGCCATGTCCGCCGTCCAGCGCCCCACGCCCCAGATTTCCACCAGACGATCAGAGCGCGCCTGAGGACTCATGGCCTGCAAGGGCTCTGTGTCCAGCCACCCCTCCCGCCGGGCGTCCGCGATGGCGATCAGGGTCTTCACCTTCGCCCCCGACAAGCCACAGCCGCGTAAATCCGCGTGCCGGTTAGGATGAAACGCATCGAGCAATTGGTCAGGATGTTCGCTGAGACTCTGAACCCGAGACCAGATCGACGCCGCCGCCTTCACGCTCAATTGCTGGCCCGCCACAGAACGACAGAGCGAAACCGGGAACGGGGTTTGCGGCGGGGTCCAGGGCTCAAGCGCGCCTTGACGCTCAATCGCCTGAAAAAGCTCGGGGCTCAGCGCTTCCGCCGCTGACAGGGAATGGTCATGGATGTCGTACGTCATGGCGCCATCCAGCCCCGGCTCCGCTCTCCCGTCAAATAACTTATTCCTGCAATTCATTCTCATCTGCTGTTGATAGTGAAAATGATTCGCATTAGTGAAAAAGCAGATTTGAGAATGGGGATCCCCGATGACTTTGCGTACTACTCTGCTTGGCGCATGCGCCTGCCTCGCCCTCACCCCGGCTGCGCTCGCCCAGTCCGAGGCCGACCAGCGCGAAACCGACGACGTGATCGTCGTCACTGGTTCGCTCGGCGCGTTCGGCGCGATGAAATCCAGCGCCCCGATCCTTGAGACCGCCCGCTCTGTGTCTGTGGTCACCGCTGAGGACTTTCTGGCGCGGGGCGCGCTGACGCTTGATGACTCGCTGAACTACACAGCCGGGGTCGTCGGCGACACATTCGGCTTCTCCACGCGCGGCGACTTCTTCCAGGTCCGCGGTCTGGACGTGCCCGAGTATCGCGACAACCTGCAGGCCCTGTTTGGCAACTACAACAACACCCGCCCGCACCTCTACACGGTGGATCAGGTCGAAGTGCTCAAGGGCCCGGCCTCGGTTCTCTATGGCCAAGGCTCTCCGGGCGGGATTGTGAACCTCGCCTCAAAGGTCGCGGGTCCGGATCTCGGTCAGGAAGTCGTGCTGAGCTATGGCACCCATGATCGCTTGGAAATCGCTGGTGATTTCAGCGCCACGCTGATCGAGGACACGCTCTATGCCCGTTTTGTCGGCGTGGCGCGCGATTCCGACACCCAGGTCGATTACGTGAATGATGACGCCATCTCGCTGGCGCCGTCCCTGACCTGGACCCCAGGCGAGAACACCGAGATCAATCTGCTGGTCAATTATGACGAGCGTGACGGCGATACGGCGCACCAGTTCCTGCCCCTGACCGGGACTTTATACCCGGGGCCAAACGGTGAGCACATGTCCAGTTCCGTCTATCATGGCGAGCCGGGCTTTAACCGTTATGACACGGAATCCACCTCCATCACCGTAATCGCCAGCCACCAGCTGAACGAGATTTTCACGCTGGAAGGCACGGCGCGCTGGCGTGATTCCTCATCCGAGTATTCCCAGAGCTGGCTGGCCTTCGCCGGCGCGGGCGTGCCGCGTCTCAACGCAGACGGCAATGGCGTGCGCTCCTGGTATGACAATCCGGCCTCGTCCGAACAGCTCGCGTTTGATGCGCGCGTCCGTGCTGATTTCATGACCGGCGCCTTGGAGCACGAAGTGCTTGCAGGCGTGAACTATCAGGATGTGGAGCTGACCTCCTCGCGCGCCTTCTTGCGTCAGGGCGTCCTGAACGCTTTCAACCCGGTGTACGGCAATGGCGTCCCGTCCATGGCGGAGCTTGACGCGGTGCGCGGCACGACCGAGAGCGAAAGCGAATACTGGGGCTTTTACGCCCATGACCAGATCAGCTGGAACAACTGGATCGCCAATTTCGGCGTGCGTGTGGACGACGTCTCCAACAGCAATAACGGCGTGTCTCAGGATGTCGACGCCACCACGATTGCTGCAGGACTGCTATATGCCTTCGACAACGGTCTGTCGCCCTATGTCAGCTATGCTGAATCCTTCGAGCCTCAGCTGGGTGTGGACAATGTCACCGGCGCTGCGCTGAAGCCGGAAGAGGGCGAACAGTTCGAGCTGGGCGTGAAGTACCAGCCGGCCGGTTCGCGCAGCTATGTGACCCTGGCCTATTTCGACATCACCCAGTCCAACCTGCCCAATCCGCAAGGCCTGCCCAATGCGCCCTCCCAGCAAGAGGGCGAAGCGAGCATCACCGGGTTTGAGATTGAAGGCGTCACTGTCGTCGAGCTGCCTGTTGGTGATCTCAAGCTCAATGCTTCAGCGTCCTGGCTGGACGCGGAAGACCCTAACGGCCAGCCCTTCTCTTCCATTCCTGAAGAACAGGCGTCGATCTGGGGCGAGTTCTCGCCCACAGCAATGCAAGACCTGCGACTGGGCGTAGGCGTCCGTTATCTGGGTGACAATGAAAGCGGCTCGATCACAACCGACGGCTACACGGTCGCCGACATGATGGTGGGCTATGACTTTGAAAACTGGAGCGCGATGTTGAACGTGCGCAACCTGTTTGATGAAGAGTATTACGCCACCTGTCTGGCGCGGGGCGATTGCTTCCCCGGCGAGGAACGCACCGTCAATCTTCGCGTCGCTCGACGCTTCTAGGATCAGGTGCTGAGATCGTGGCGACCTCTTCGATTGCAGCACTGATCGCCGGACTGGCGCTGGGTCTTCTCGGCCTGGCGCTGGTTCGGCTGTCCTGGATCCGGCGTCAGGGTTCACACAGCCGCCTGATGATGGCGGGATGGGCCCTGATGATCGTATCCGCCTGGCCGTTCGTGTTCGCCCTGGGGCCAGACCTGGGCGTCACCGCGGCTTTCATCGCGCCCATGCTGGGCGCGATGAGCATTATGTCACAAGGGATGAGCCGGCCTGTCTCCGCTCCCGCTCTCAAAGCTGTCCCGGTTTCAACCGGCGACCGCTCCCGCTGGATGGCGAGCTTGCGCACCCTGTCCGTCGCCGCGCTGGCGGGACCTGTCTCGCTGGGCGTGACTCTGATCGCCAGCATCGCTCTGTTCCGTCTGACCCAGACTTTGAACTGGGCCACGCCCGACAGCCTGTTCGCCACCTTGGTGTTCGCGCCCCTGGGCTGGGCGGGATTGGCTGTGATCTGCGCGCTGGAAGCCCCCCTGCGCTGGCGCACCGCCGCCCTGGTCGGCCTCGCTCTCGTCTGCGCGCTCATCGCGCTTTTTCTTTCGCCCCCGGTTTCGTGAGATCCTGACTTATGGCCGCTTCCTCTCGCCCCTCTGTCTGGCCCGACCTCTCCGCCAAGCTCGTCGCCCGCATGCTCTCCGCCCATGCCGGGATCGGCGTGGTGCTGGGCGCTTTGCTCTATATCGTCTCCCTGAGCGGGGTTCTGGTGGTGTTTCACGCCGAGTTCGC contains these protein-coding regions:
- a CDS encoding serine hydrolase domain-containing protein; translated protein: MQTFIAALGAAALVSTSALAQSQNETAQAIFDQFAQAYPALNVTVMVEGEIAFEAEGGMMRSAQDGVTTDYNVYSTAKLLTGLAFARLEAHQGLDLDQSVRAIDPSLPATYQDVTLRQLLSHTAGVRGYTGDDDWIAFSDRRCALPSDALGHFINDPLIHEPGSQHEYTTYGFVLLSHLLVELTGADSFDAAMSAVLGETYTAQADSDSADKATPYFDAGEGLAPMPLSAECKFGGGGLIASSRDMAQMGAALADGSLLNAEEIHAAFMPIQTSAGETVSYVYGMEAGFEPSIGLHYAAHSGGSPGGRSFLMVYVEPQVVVATSANADGANHYPLALALADLYAGYSQ
- a CDS encoding DNA-3-methyladenine glycosylase family protein, whose translation is MTYDIHDHSLSAAEALSPELFQAIERQGALEPWTPPQTPFPVSLCRSVAGQQLSVKAAASIWSRVQSLSEHPDQLLDAFHPNRHADLRGCGLSGAKVKTLIAIADARREGWLDTEPLQAMSPQARSDRLVEIWGVGRWTADMANIFYFGEPDIWPDGDVTARKTLEKLTSKRRKTVRTAARFAPYRSFLARYMWRHADAPPDT
- a CDS encoding TonB-dependent siderophore receptor, which produces MTLRTTLLGACACLALTPAALAQSEADQRETDDVIVVTGSLGAFGAMKSSAPILETARSVSVVTAEDFLARGALTLDDSLNYTAGVVGDTFGFSTRGDFFQVRGLDVPEYRDNLQALFGNYNNTRPHLYTVDQVEVLKGPASVLYGQGSPGGIVNLASKVAGPDLGQEVVLSYGTHDRLEIAGDFSATLIEDTLYARFVGVARDSDTQVDYVNDDAISLAPSLTWTPGENTEINLLVNYDERDGDTAHQFLPLTGTLYPGPNGEHMSSSVYHGEPGFNRYDTESTSITVIASHQLNEIFTLEGTARWRDSSSEYSQSWLAFAGAGVPRLNADGNGVRSWYDNPASSEQLAFDARVRADFMTGALEHEVLAGVNYQDVELTSSRAFLRQGVLNAFNPVYGNGVPSMAELDAVRGTTESESEYWGFYAHDQISWNNWIANFGVRVDDVSNSNNGVSQDVDATTIAAGLLYAFDNGLSPYVSYAESFEPQLGVDNVTGAALKPEEGEQFELGVKYQPAGSRSYVTLAYFDITQSNLPNPQGLPNAPSQQEGEASITGFEIEGVTVVELPVGDLKLNASASWLDAEDPNGQPFSSIPEEQASIWGEFSPTAMQDLRLGVGVRYLGDNESGSITTDGYTVADMMVGYDFENWSAMLNVRNLFDEEYYATCLARGDCFPGEERTVNLRVARRF